In Chitinophagales bacterium, one genomic interval encodes:
- a CDS encoding Type 1 glutamine amidotransferase-like domain-containing protein, whose translation MKKLFLSSSFVDVSEFLEPFLGEKLKNRRITFIPTASIPEEYKAYVENDQKAFEKLGLIIEELDISSTGTNQIEKVIKKNDFIYVSGGNTFYLLQELKISGADKIILEEIKKGKPYIGASAGSIIMSENIKYVEKMDDKAKAKKLTDYNALNIVDFYTLPHHTNQPFKKSVEEIIVDYRDKIDLIPISNTEAIQVNGENIKIVGTK comes from the coding sequence ATGAAAAAACTTTTTCTTTCTTCTTCTTTTGTAGATGTTTCCGAATTCCTAGAACCATTTCTTGGAGAGAAATTAAAAAACAGGAGAATAACGTTTATTCCAACAGCAAGTATTCCTGAAGAATATAAAGCCTATGTTGAGAATGACCAAAAAGCATTTGAAAAACTTGGACTTATAATTGAAGAATTAGACATTTCCAGTACTGGAACAAATCAAATCGAAAAAGTAATTAAAAAGAATGATTTTATCTATGTTTCAGGAGGGAATACGTTTTATCTGCTTCAAGAATTAAAAATATCTGGAGCTGATAAAATAATACTTGAAGAAATAAAAAAAGGAAAACCCTATATTGGAGCTTCCGCTGGCTCAATAATTATGTCAGAAAACATAAAATATGTTGAGAAAATGGACGACAAAGCAAAAGCAAAAAAACTGACTGATTACAATGCTTTAAATATTGTTGACTTTTATACTTTGCCACACCACACGAACCAACCATTTAAAAAATCAGTAGAAGAAATTATTGTTGATTACAGAGATAAAATTGATTTGATTCCAATAAGCAACACGGAGGCAATTCAAGTCAATGGAGAGAATATTAAAATAGTTGGAACAAAATAA
- a CDS encoding SMI1/KNR4 family protein translates to MKKILENILLKIENLGGESRELIFENPASEEQLLKIEKELNYKIPNEFRNVLLNVSAHLEFKWFLPDDFELPKELDGIFCGEIHWGTNFIIDFNKSKDNWIKVCFPDQNNEYDKVWHNKFVFQEVGNGDYLSIDISEENYGKIIYLSHDDGEGHGFIMSNSFTELIDNWGNLGFPGGEDWQWLPFTKNKNSGINPKCKNANTWKKIIGVE, encoded by the coding sequence ATGAAAAAGATATTAGAAAATATATTATTAAAAATTGAAAATTTAGGTGGAGAAAGTAGAGAATTGATTTTTGAAAATCCCGCTTCTGAGGAGCAATTATTAAAAATTGAAAAAGAATTAAATTATAAAATTCCAAATGAATTCAGGAATGTATTACTTAATGTAAGCGCTCATTTAGAGTTTAAATGGTTTTTGCCTGATGACTTTGAGCTTCCAAAAGAACTAGATGGAATCTTTTGCGGAGAAATTCATTGGGGAACAAATTTTATCATTGATTTCAATAAAAGTAAAGATAATTGGATAAAAGTTTGTTTCCCTGACCAAAATAATGAATATGATAAAGTCTGGCATAACAAATTTGTTTTTCAAGAAGTTGGTAATGGCGACTATTTGTCAATTGACATTTCAGAAGAAAATTATGGGAAAATTATTTATTTGAGTCATGATGACGGAGAAGGACACGGATTTATAATGTCAAATTCTTTCACAGAACTTATAGATAACTGGGGAAATTTAGGGTTTCCAGGTGGAGAAGATTGGCAATGGTTACCATTCACTAAAAACAAAAATTCTGGAATTAACCCAAAATGCAAAAATGCGAATACGTGGAAAAAAATAATTGGAGTTGAATAA